Proteins encoded in a region of the Populus nigra chromosome 3, ddPopNigr1.1, whole genome shotgun sequence genome:
- the LOC133687994 gene encoding probable WRKY transcription factor 40, translating to MDSSWVNTSLDLNINPFKHVNETQAQESKQFEGYSTRVEQKVQVKKEAGVSFLVEELNRVNSENQKLTEVLGVVCEKYLTLQKHLADLTSKNSEKELMTTPVISMKRKAESEDYSNVINAINGGNTESSSSDEDSSKRPQENLKTKISRVYFPTNASDTSLVVRDGYQWRKYGQKVTRDNPSPRAYFKCSFAPSCPVKKKVQKSAENPSILVATYEGEHNHASHSQPELSLGSSQSSSFGPVPSPSSIRTSVPTVTLDLIQSGMHVDSARKTVQENLQVPEVQKVLVQQMASSLTRDPNFTAALAAAISGRFNQTRIEKL from the exons ATGGATTCATCATGGGTGAACACTTCTCTTGATCTCAACATCAATCCCTTCAAGCATGTCAATGAAACTCAAGCTCAA GAGAGCAAACAGTTTGAGGGATATTCAACTAGGGTTGAACAGAAAGTACAAGTTAAAAAAGAG GCTGGTGTTAGTTTTCTTGTTGAAGAGTTAAATAGGGTGAATAGTGAGAACCAGAAGTTAACAGAAGTGCTTGGTGTTGTATGCGAAAAATACCTGACTTTGCAAAAACATTTAGCTGATTTGACGAGCAAGAATTCAGAAAAAGAACTCATGACTACACCAGTAATATCAATGAAGAGAAAGGCAGAGAGTGAAGATTATAGCAACGTGATTAATGCAATTAATGGAGGGAACACAGAAAGTAGTTCTAGTGATGAAGACTCAAGTAAAAGGCCACAGGAGAATCTGAAGACAAAGATTTCAAGGGTTTATTTTCCGACTAATGCATCCGATACAAGCTTG GTTGTGAGGGATGGCTATCAATGGAGAAAATATGGTCAAAAGGTTACCAGAGACAATCCTTCTCCTAGGGCGTACTTTAAGTGCTCATTTGCCCCAAGTTGCCCTGTCAAGAAGAAG GTCCAAAAAAGTGCTGAAAACCCTTCAATTTTGGTAGCAACTTATGAAGGAGAGCACAACCATGCCAGCCATTCTCAACCTGAACTATCATTAGGTTCAAGCCAAAGTTCTAGTTTTGGTCCAGTTCCCAGTCCATCATCCATCAGAACTTCAGTTCCCACTGTGACCCTTGATTTGATCCAAAGCGGAATGCACGTTGACAGTGCTAGAAAGACTGTTCAAGAAAACCTTCAAGTGCCAGAAGTTCAGAAAGTTTTGGTCCAACAAATGGCTTCTTCTTTGACAAGGGATCCAAATTTTACAGCTGCACTGGCAGCTGCTATCTCTGGGAGATTCAACCAGACTCGGATTGAGAAATTGTGA